The Cellvibrio polysaccharolyticus genomic interval CCATGGGTTGGCACGGCGCACCTTTTGCCGTGAAGGGGCAGGCAGACAATGCCGAATACTGGCAATTGCATGCTCATTTTTACCCGCCGTTGTTGCGTAGCGCCACGGTAAAAAAATTTATGGTGGGCTATGAAATGCTGGCTGAGCCACAACGGGACTTATCACCCGAGCAGGCGGCCGAGCGTTTGCGCGCACAACATCCTGTTCATTTCCGGTTGAGGTAACTCCCTTGAGCAAATTAGATCAGCAGGCCATTCAGGATCTGTTTACGGCATTTTATGGTCAACCACCGGAGCACACGGTCAGCGCTCCCGGGCGTGTCAATTTGATTGGCGAGCACACCGACTACAACGGCGGCTTTGTATTACCTGCTGCGATTAACTACCACACCTGGATTAGCGCTGCGGCCGAAAACAGCCGCCAACTGGAAGTGGTTGCCTGGAATTTTGATAATCAACGGGTATTGATTGATCTCGACCAGCCGATGGTGGCCGACCCGGATATTCTTTGGTCCAACTATGTTCGCGGTGTGATTCAGCAATTGTTAAAACACGGGCTGCGATTGACCGGTGGCAAGCTGTACATCGCCGGTGATGTTCCGGCGGGTGCCGGTTTGAGCAGCTCGGCGTCGCTGGAGATGGCGGTAATTCGCGCACTGACCGCAATGAGCGGTGAGACGATTGACCCCACTCAGGCCGCCCTGCTGGGACAGGCCGCTGAAAACCATTTTGTAGGCTGTAACTGCGGCATTATGGATCAGCTGATTTCTGCCTGCGGTGAAGAAAACCATGCGCTGTTGATTGATTGCCATGACTTATCAACCCGTGCGGTCTCCATTCCGCAAGACTGGGAAATTCTGATTGTTCACAGCGGCGTAAAACGCGGCCTGGTGGATAGCGAATACAATCAGCGCCGGCAGCAATGCGAAGCAGCCGCGGCGACTTTTGGCGCTACCAGTTTGCGTGACGTGTCTTTAACGCAGTTGCTGGAAAAACAAGCGGATATGGACCCCCTGGCATTTCGCCGCGCTCGCCATGTGCTGACCGAAAACGCCCGCACTCTGAAAGCGGCTGAAGCCCTGGCCGCTGCGGATATCGCTGCGCTGATGCCGGTAATGGCTGAATCCCATGCTTCCATGCGTGATGATTTCAACATCACGGTGCCTGCCATTGATACGCTGGTAGACATTCTCACCCGCGCCGGCAATGGCAAGGCGGGTGCCCGTATGACCGGTGGTGGCTTCGGCGGTTGTGTGGTGGCGATTGCTCCTGCGGTAGTCATTCCTGCATTGATGCAGGCGGTAAACACTGATTATCAACGGCTCACCGGTTGCGAACCTACCTTGATTCGCGCCAAAGCCAGCGGCGGTGCTTTTCAGTAAGCAGAACCCGGGCCATTATTCATGGCAATTTCAGGTTGCGGGAAGCATATGGCGTGCACAATCCGGGTTTGACGTTAGAGCAGTTGTTCCAAAACCGTCGAGTCATGGATGACTCGTCGGAGCTGCATGGATGCATTTATGTGTTTTTGGAACAACTGCTCTAACGTCAAACGGACAGAAGTGCACCGGGTCTTTCATCTAAAAAGGTGACGGTTGTGGGGCTTAAACTCTTTCCTGAGCAGGTCTGATGATTCCTGCATTGGCTTTCCTTGTTCCAGGTCAACAATCCTTCTGTCTTTCCGGTTAAAATACTCGCCTTTTTAATGCCCGATTCGTTGTATGGTGCAGATCCTATCTGACCCAGGAGCTACCCTATGAAGCCGGTTGAAACCGAAATTATCACCCTGCTAACCCGGGATTTGCAGCCCACTCATCTCGAAGTGATCAACGAAAGCCATATGCACAGTGTGCCACCCGGCTCCGAAAGCCACTTTAAAGTCGTGCTGGTTTCCGAGCTCTTTGAAGGAAAGCGTCAGGTGGCGCGCCACCAGGCTATTTATGCCGCGTTGCGCCCGGTGTTTGAAAATGGGCTGCACGCGCTGGCGTTGCACACCCACAGCCCTGCTGAGTGGCAACAATCAGGCGTTGTGCCTGATTCGCCATCCTGCATGGGTGGCAGCAAGCATGATCAGGCACGGCATCAGTGATTAAAAACGCACCCACCATCAGGCTGACAGGCATGGTGGGCACATTAATTGTTTAAATTTCGAACAGCATCTATATAATGCTCACCCGTTAAACTGACCGGATCAAGATTGCCATTATGAGTTCTACTGTTGTTGCCGCACTCTACAAATTTGTCGCACTGCCTGACTATCAGGACATTGCCCCTGTATTGAAAGCCCACTGCGATGCTATTGGCCTCAAAGGGACGCTGTTGCTGGCGCACGAAGGTATTAATGGCACGGTAGCGGGTACGCGTGAAGCGATTGATGCGCTGGTGGCCTGGTTCGCGAAGGACGCCCGTTTTGACCATATGAGCTTTAAAGAGTCTTTTTTTGAAGGCACGCCTTTCTATCGTATGAAGGTAA includes:
- a CDS encoding BolA family protein translates to MKPVETEIITLLTRDLQPTHLEVINESHMHSVPPGSESHFKVVLVSELFEGKRQVARHQAIYAALRPVFENGLHALALHTHSPAEWQQSGVVPDSPSCMGGSKHDQARHQ
- the galK gene encoding galactokinase, with amino-acid sequence MSKLDQQAIQDLFTAFYGQPPEHTVSAPGRVNLIGEHTDYNGGFVLPAAINYHTWISAAAENSRQLEVVAWNFDNQRVLIDLDQPMVADPDILWSNYVRGVIQQLLKHGLRLTGGKLYIAGDVPAGAGLSSSASLEMAVIRALTAMSGETIDPTQAALLGQAAENHFVGCNCGIMDQLISACGEENHALLIDCHDLSTRAVSIPQDWEILIVHSGVKRGLVDSEYNQRRQQCEAAAATFGATSLRDVSLTQLLEKQADMDPLAFRRARHVLTENARTLKAAEALAAADIAALMPVMAESHASMRDDFNITVPAIDTLVDILTRAGNGKAGARMTGGGFGGCVVAIAPAVVIPALMQAVNTDYQRLTGCEPTLIRAKASGGAFQ